A region from the Metopolophium dirhodum isolate CAU chromosome 9, ASM1992520v1, whole genome shotgun sequence genome encodes:
- the LOC132952694 gene encoding tRNA (uracil-5-)-methyltransferase homolog A-like, protein MEVNVDNCLEAVTKEIQIKCQEKVNELETAKKEYQPESVTEGIHLKSEEKVNEIEPVKKEYQSESLAEKIKVTSEEKDNEVGLEEIKDQTESVTKEDPFAYLDRDDFTSEKYKIEIRNLPKHYGIAEFKKLINIKLELNCSKVKTPNRNGKWLYMCFRSEEDKNTALGILNGYNWKNTKLDASNAKAVPDPLVKKRNEQFDDCPDAKKIKLDNAGAEQQMISAVTPLYKISYDEQLIQKTNSIKNVLMDYSRRLKRIKCGQGILNWLKKQQDENNGLPCKLLEIQSLKDDPERCIGYRNKCEFTIGMDVENKEPVVGFRVGAYNQGKTSVAPIDNISNVPQRMKDVVKCFQDLVRASKLPVFDPENYTGHWRQLTVRLSLKTEQLMLICVVHTENMEESALNSLKQLILSYFTEGAGTDCKVDSLYFQKAKKRAAGEGNSFPLELLHGQGYIVEEVKGLRLRISPESFFQINTAASEILFDAAKDLASINSQTTVLDVCCGSGTIGLSIAKDCAQVIGVEIQEEAVNMAKLNATENGITNAIFFAGKAEEVMNKREFQNPENANDVVAIVDPPRAGLHNKAILLLRRMTHLKRLVYMSCNPKGAMQNFLSLSMAESKTKQGAPFVPVKAVPVDMFPQTPHCELIVYFERL, encoded by the exons ATGGAAGTAAATGTTGATAATTGTTTAGAAGCAGTGACCaaggaaattcaaataaaatgtcaGGAAAAAGTGAATGAACTAGAAACAGCTAAAAAAGAATACCAACCAGAATCAGTAACTGAAGGTATTCACTTAAAATCTGAAGAAAAAGTGAATGAAATAGAACCTGTTAAAAAAGAATATCAATCGGAATCATTGGCCGAGAAAATTAAAGTAACATCTGAGGAAAAAGACAATGAAGTAGGACTAGAAGAAATAAAAGATCAAACTGAGTCAGTGACAAAAGAAGATCCTTTTGCTTATTTAGATCGGGATGATTTTACTTCTGAAAAGTACAAGATAGAAATAAGAAACCTTCCAAAACATTATGGAATTgct gagttcaaaaaattaattaatataaagttgGAATTAAATTGTTCTAAAGTCAAGACCCCTAACCGTAATGGAAAATGGCTTTATATGTGTTTTCGTTCAGAAGAAGATAAAAATACAGCTCTGGGTATTTTAAATGGATATAATTGGAAAAACACTAAATTAGATGCTAGC AATGCCAAAGCTGTTCCTGATCCATTAGTAAAAAAACGTAATGAACAATTTGATGACTGTCCAGAcgcaaagaaaattaaattggaCAATGCTGGTGCAGAACAACAGATGATAAGTGCTGTAACACctttgtataaaatatcttatgATGAGCAa TTAATCCAAAAAaccaattctattaaaaatgttcttatggATTATAGTAGACGGTTGAAACGAATTAAGTGTGGTCAAGGTATACTTAAttggttaaaaaaacaacaagatGAAAATAATGGTCTTCCATGTAAACTTTTGGAAATACAAAGTCTTAAAGACGATCCTGAGAGATGTATTGGTTATAGAAATAAATGTGAATTTACTATAG gtATGGACGTAGAAAATAAAGAACCAGTTGTTGGTTTTCGTGTTGGTGCATATAACCAGGGAAAAACTAGTGTTGCCCCtattgataatatttcaaacgtTCCTCAACGTATGAAAGATGTTGTTAAA TGTTTTCAAGATTTGGTTAGAGCTTCTAAACTTCCTGTGTTTGATCCTGAAAATTATACAGGTCATTGGCGTCAGTTAACTGTGAGACTGAGCTTAAAAACTGAACAATTGATGTTAATTTGTGTAGTACACACAGAAAACATGGAGGAATCAGCTCTGAATTCTTTGAAACaattaatcttaagttattTTACTGAAGGAGCTGGGACTGATTGTAAAGTAGATTCTCTTTACTttcaaaaagcaaaaaaaagagC cgcTGGTGAAGGAAATTCATTTCCCTTAGAATTGTTACATGGACAGGGGTATATCGTTGAAGAAGTGAAAGGTCTTAGATTGCGAATTTCACCTGAAtcgttttttcaaataaatacagCTGCTTCTGAAATATTGTTTGATGCTGCGAAAGATTTAGCTTCCATTAATTCACAAACTACTGTATTAGACGTATGTTGTGGTTCTGGTACAATTGGCCTGTCTATAGCTAag gactGTGCTCAAGTAATTGGTGTAGAAATTCAGGAAGAAGCAGTTAATATGGCAAAATTAAATGCCACTGAAAATGGTATCACTAATGCAATATTCTTTGCTGGAAAAGCTGAAGAAGTAATGAACAAACGTGAGTTTCAGAACCCAGAAAATGCTAATGATGTAGTCGCCATAGTTGATCCACCCAGAGCAGGACTAC ATAACAAAGCAATATTGCTTCTACGAAGGATGACACATTTGAAACGATTAGTATACATGTCTTGTAACCCTAAAGGGGCTATGCAAAACTTTTTATCTTTGTCCATGGCTGAATCTAAAACTAAACAAGGTGCTCCATTTGTACCAGTCAAAGCTGTTCCTGTTGATATGTTTCCACAAACACCACATTGTGAACTAATAGTGTATTTTGAACGACTTTAA